From a single Hemibagrus wyckioides isolate EC202008001 linkage group LG27, SWU_Hwy_1.0, whole genome shotgun sequence genomic region:
- the LOC131347769 gene encoding high choriolytic enzyme 1-like produces MHVLQNILFLLIISLVQSRAMKALVNVNSEETDNISDINDDYFSVFSLIERANKNAGKLKDGLIIIHGDIAVYPGLQNADPCTSRRCKWPRGRNGKVKVPYVISRQYAFSESRLIKSALKSFRNSTCVQFVRRTNQEDFIHILSDQGCYSSVGRRRGRQVLSIDRSGCVFHHIIQHELLHALGFHHEQTRSDRDDHVRILLQNVIPGQEHNFDKVSTNNLNTPYDYNSVMHYSRFAFSRKRQPTILPIPDNNVPIGRATEMSRNDILRVNRLYCS; encoded by the exons ATGCATGTGCTGCAAAACATCCTGTTTCTGCTCATCATCAGTCTTGTTCAGAGCCGTGCCATGAAG GCGTTGGTTAATGTGAACTCTGAGGAAACTG ATAACATCAGTGACATCAATGATgattatttctctgtattttctttAATTGAAAGAGCCAACAAGAATGCTG GAAAGCTGAAGGATGGTTTGATCATTATACATGGTGACATAGCGGTGTACCCTGGGCTCCAAAATGCAGATCCATGTACTTCTCGTCGTTGCAAGTGGCCCAGGGGCAGGAATGGGAAGGTTAAAGTGCCCTATGTCATTTCCAGGCAGTATG CATTCTCTGAAAGCCGTCTAATCAAGAGTGCACTGAAATCCTTCAGAAATTCAACCTGTGTCCAGTTCGTACGTCGCACCAACCAAGAAGACTTCATTCATATACTCTCAGACCAGGG GTGCTACTCTTCAGTGGGTCGCAGACGTGGAAGGCAGGTTCTTTCCATAGACCGCAGTGGCTGTGTTTTTCATCACATCATCCAGCATGAGCTTCTGCATGCTCTGGGCTTTCATCATGAGCAGACTCGTAGTGACCGTGACGATCATGTCAGAATCCTCCTCCAAAATGTTATTCCTG GACAAGAGCACAATTTTGATAAGGTCAGCACCAACAATTTGAACACGCCATATGACTACAATTCTGTCATGCACTATTCAAG GTTTGCTTTCTCCAGGAAAAGGCAACCGACCATCCTCCCTATTCCAGACAATAATGTTCCCATTGGACGTGCCACTGAAATGAGCCGCAATGACATTCTACGTGTTAACAGACTCTACTGCAGTTGA
- the LOC131347767 gene encoding low choriolytic enzyme-like, whose translation MHLLQNILFLLSISLVQSRAIKALDNKPSGENDNSVDADYFSVSAIIERANKNVGKLKDGLIITHGDIAVYPGLQNADPCTSRECRWPRERNGKVKVPYVISRQYAFSEKCVIKSALESFRISTCVQFVPRTNEEDYIHIVSDQGCYSFVGRIGGMQNVSLQRDGCVYHDIIQHELLHALGFHHEQDRSDRDDHVRILLENVIPGDEHNFDKLDTNNLNTPYDYNSVMQYSRYAFSKNELPTIIPIPDNDVPIGNANEMSDNDILRVNRLYCSE comes from the exons ATGCATCTGCTGCAAAACATCCTGTTTCTGCTCAGCATCAGTCTTGTTCAAAGCCGTGCCATAAAG GCATTGGATAATAAGCCCTCTGGGGAGAATG ATAACAGTGTTGATGCAGATTATTTCTCCGTATCTGCCATAATTGAAAGAGCCAACAAAAATGTCg GAAAGCTGAAGGATGGTTTGATCATTACACATGGAGATATAGCGGTGTACCCTGGGCTCCAGAATGCAGATCCATGTACTTCTCGTGAGTGCAGGTGGCCAAGGGAAAGGAATGGAAAGGTTAAAGTGCCCTACGTAATTTCTAGGCAGTATG CATTCTCTGAAAAATGTGTTATCAAGAGTGCACTGGAATCCTTCAGAATTTCAACCTGTGTCCAGTTCGTACCTCGCACCAACGAAGAAGACTACATACATATAGTCTCAGACCAGGG GTGCTACTCTTTCGTGGGTCGCATTGGTGGAATGCAGAATGTTTCCCTACAACGCGATGGCTGTGTGTACCATGACATCATCCAGCATGAGCTTCTGCATGCTCTTGGGTTTCATCATGAGCAGGATCGAAGTGACCGCGATGATCATGTCCGAATCCTCCTTGAAAATGTTATTCCTG gagATGAACACAATTTTGATAAACTTGACACCAACAATCTGAACACTCCATATGATTACAATTCTGTCATGCAATATTCAAG gTATGCTTTCTCCAAGAACGAGCTACCAACCATCATCCCTATTCCAGACAATGACGTTCCCATTggaaatgcaaatgaaatgagTGACAATGACATTCTACGTGTTAACAGACTCTATTGCAGTGAATGA